A genomic region of Aquificaceae bacterium contains the following coding sequences:
- a CDS encoding Rid family detoxifying hydrolase, whose translation MTPIFTEKAPRPVGPYSQALIAGGFLFLSGQIGIDPNTGKLKEGFTDQVKQVFDNIEAILQASGVDKKSIVRVVVYLKDISLFKEFNTLYEDFFKDVPVKPVRTTVEVSGLPLGALVELEITALAKERT comes from the coding sequence ATGACACCTATCTTTACAGAAAAAGCACCAAGACCAGTGGGACCCTACTCCCAAGCACTTATAGCAGGTGGCTTTTTGTTCCTGTCGGGTCAAATAGGCATTGACCCAAATACTGGAAAGCTCAAGGAAGGTTTTACAGACCAAGTTAAACAGGTCTTTGACAACATAGAGGCAATACTGCAGGCAAGTGGTGTGGATAAGAAGAGTATAGTAAGGGTAGTGGTCTACCTAAAGGACATTAGCCTTTTCAAAGAGTTTAATACCCTATACGAGGACTTTTTTAAGGATGTGCCTGTCAAACCTGTAAGAACAACCGTTGAAGTGAGTGGTCTGCCTCTTGGTGCTCTTGTGGAGCTTGAGATTACCGCACTTGCCAAAGAAAGGACATGA